From Rhodanobacteraceae bacterium, the proteins below share one genomic window:
- a CDS encoding Multidrug efflux system MdtABC-TolC, inner-membrane proton/drug antiporter MdtC (RND type) has protein sequence MNISSPFVKRPIGTSLMAAGVLAIGILCYFLLGISALPEVSFPAIWVSAAEPGANATTMSATVTAPLERHLGQIPGIDMMRSRSSAGSAFVILLFDTDVDINAAAQQVDAAINAAVPDLPAGLAMPQWHKANPNDDPVITLALTSDTQPMSALFDAANTLLQPRLSQLPGVASVDVSGSAQPAVRVDVDLHKLTALGLSTNDIRNAITAANVTSPQGFLTDGNIETAITATDQLHSAQDFADLVIATHNGMPVFLHDVANVYEGAEDKFQAAYFNGKRSIQLQVYKRPEANVIATVDGVKDELPGLRNLVPPGTQITPYFDETSTIRNSVNDVQITLLISLSMVILTMALFLRRLAPTLIATAAVPMSLCGAFIVMYAMDYTLDNLSLLALVIALTFVVDDAIVVIENIIRHLDEGKPRLQAALEGAREIGFTIIAITASLLAVFMPILFAPSFIGMWFREFTVTIIAAIFVSMVVSLTLTPALCGRFLRHHDHESGTSKLSRALDRFHAGMLSIYRRTLDWTLHKHPKLMAWSPLVLLAFTIYLFHVLPGTDFPPQDTGLIWGRASGEVTMSFADLEARTQALVKMLRQDPAVEYVGASVGTSRRGPSGWFSIQLKPLGRERKDTTDQVVARLSAKVSRYPDLDVRFRALQDLGGGGGGTSQGGQYSVNLQSNSATELEEWLPKLQAQLQKNPMFRDVGTDLDEGSLLQNMVVDRAKATSLGVSMAAVDDALYNAFAQRQISTIYSDTNQYQVVLSALPAQTASPAALNNLYVRSSSGKMVPISAIAHQESSTSPSEIEHINQMTSMSLSFNLAPGISMGDATKQINKTIADMRMPGDITLGLGDFFRRFEQQMAMMPLLLVGAIIAVYLVLGMLYENLVHPVTILSTLPAAGVGALLALKVTGLPLSIVAIMALILLIGLVKKNAIMMIDFALVAEREGRTPLDAVREACLVRFRPIMMTTMVAILASVPLVIGFGTGADLRRPLGVAMLGGLIFSQTLTLLSTPAIYLVFASWARRRKERKAQRKERRRLAAQS, from the coding sequence ATGAACATCTCCTCGCCCTTCGTCAAGCGTCCCATCGGCACTTCGCTGATGGCGGCGGGCGTGTTGGCGATCGGCATCCTGTGCTATTTCCTGCTCGGCATCAGTGCGCTGCCGGAAGTGTCGTTCCCGGCGATCTGGGTATCGGCCGCCGAACCCGGCGCCAACGCCACGACGATGTCGGCCACGGTGACCGCGCCGCTGGAACGCCATCTCGGCCAGATTCCCGGCATCGACATGATGCGCTCGCGCAGCTCCGCCGGCAGCGCGTTCGTGATCCTGCTGTTCGACACCGACGTGGACATCAACGCCGCCGCGCAGCAGGTCGATGCCGCGATCAATGCGGCGGTGCCCGACCTGCCGGCCGGCCTCGCGATGCCGCAGTGGCACAAGGCCAATCCGAACGACGATCCGGTGATCACGCTGGCACTGACGTCGGACACGCAGCCGATGTCGGCGCTGTTCGACGCCGCCAACACCTTGCTGCAGCCGCGCCTCAGCCAGCTGCCGGGCGTCGCCTCGGTGGACGTGTCGGGCAGCGCGCAGCCGGCGGTGCGGGTGGACGTGGACCTGCACAAGCTGACCGCGCTGGGACTCTCCACCAACGACATCCGCAACGCGATCACCGCGGCCAACGTCACCTCGCCGCAGGGCTTCCTCACCGACGGCAACATCGAAACCGCGATCACCGCGACCGACCAGCTGCATTCCGCGCAGGATTTCGCCGACCTCGTGATCGCCACGCACAACGGCATGCCGGTGTTCCTGCACGACGTGGCGAACGTGTACGAAGGCGCCGAGGACAAGTTCCAGGCCGCCTACTTCAACGGCAAGCGTTCGATCCAGTTGCAGGTGTACAAGCGCCCCGAGGCGAACGTCATCGCGACGGTGGACGGCGTCAAGGACGAACTGCCAGGCCTGCGCAACCTGGTGCCGCCGGGCACGCAGATCACGCCGTACTTCGACGAAACCTCGACCATCCGCAACTCGGTCAACGACGTGCAGATCACGCTGCTGATCAGCCTGTCGATGGTGATCCTGACGATGGCGCTGTTCCTGCGCCGGCTCGCGCCCACGCTGATTGCCACCGCGGCGGTGCCGATGTCGCTGTGCGGCGCGTTCATCGTGATGTACGCGATGGATTACACGCTCGACAATCTTTCATTGCTGGCGCTGGTGATCGCGCTGACCTTCGTGGTGGACGACGCGATCGTGGTGATCGAGAACATCATCCGCCACCTCGACGAAGGCAAGCCGCGCCTGCAGGCGGCGCTGGAAGGTGCCAGGGAAATCGGCTTCACCATCATCGCGATCACCGCCTCGCTGCTGGCGGTGTTCATGCCGATCCTGTTCGCGCCGTCCTTCATCGGCATGTGGTTCCGCGAATTCACGGTCACCATCATCGCGGCGATCTTCGTGTCGATGGTGGTGTCGCTGACGCTGACGCCGGCGCTGTGCGGCCGTTTCCTGCGCCACCACGACCACGAAAGCGGAACGTCGAAGTTGTCGCGCGCGCTCGACCGCTTCCACGCCGGCATGCTTTCGATCTACCGGCGCACGCTGGACTGGACGCTGCACAAGCATCCGAAGCTGATGGCGTGGTCGCCGCTGGTGCTGCTGGCCTTCACGATCTACCTGTTCCACGTGCTGCCGGGCACCGATTTCCCGCCGCAGGACACCGGACTGATCTGGGGCCGCGCCAGCGGCGAAGTCACGATGTCGTTCGCCGATCTCGAAGCACGCACCCAGGCGCTGGTGAAGATGCTGCGCCAGGATCCCGCGGTCGAGTACGTCGGCGCGTCGGTCGGCACCAGCCGGCGCGGACCCAGCGGCTGGTTCAGCATCCAGCTGAAGCCGCTCGGCAGGGAACGCAAGGACACCACCGACCAGGTGGTCGCGCGGCTGTCGGCCAAGGTGTCGCGTTATCCAGACCTCGACGTGCGCTTCCGCGCCTTGCAGGATCTCGGCGGAGGCGGCGGCGGCACCAGCCAGGGCGGCCAGTACAGCGTGAACCTGCAAAGCAACAGCGCCACGGAACTGGAGGAATGGCTGCCGAAATTGCAGGCGCAGCTGCAGAAGAACCCGATGTTCCGCGACGTCGGCACCGACCTCGACGAGGGTTCGCTGCTGCAGAACATGGTGGTCGATCGCGCCAAGGCCACCAGCCTCGGCGTGTCGATGGCGGCGGTGGACGACGCGCTCTACAACGCGTTCGCGCAGCGCCAGATTTCGACGATCTATTCCGATACCAACCAATACCAGGTGGTGTTGAGCGCGCTGCCCGCGCAGACCGCGTCGCCCGCAGCGCTCAATAATCTTTACGTGCGCTCGTCCAGCGGCAAGATGGTGCCGATCAGCGCGATCGCGCACCAGGAATCCAGCACCTCGCCCAGCGAGATCGAGCACATCAACCAGATGACCAGCATGTCGCTGTCGTTCAACCTGGCACCCGGCATTTCCATGGGCGACGCCACCAAGCAGATCAACAAGACCATCGCCGACATGCGCATGCCGGGCGACATCACGCTCGGCCTCGGCGATTTCTTCCGCCGCTTCGAGCAGCAGATGGCGATGATGCCGCTGCTGCTGGTCGGCGCCATCATCGCCGTGTACCTGGTGCTCGGCATGTTGTACGAAAACCTCGTGCATCCGGTGACGATTCTTTCCACGCTGCCGGCCGCCGGCGTCGGCGCGCTGCTGGCGTTGAAGGTCACTGGCCTGCCGCTGTCGATCGTCGCGATCATGGCGTTGATCCTGTTGATCGGACTGGTGAAGAAGAACGCGATCATGATGATCGACTTCGCGCTGGTGGCCGAGCGCGAAGGCCGCACGCCGCTGGACGCGGTGCGCGAGGCCTGCCTGGTGCGCTTCCGTCCGATCATGATGACCACGATGGTGGCGATCCTCGCCTCGGTGCCGCTGGTGATCGGCTTCGGCACCGGCGCCGATCTCCGCCGTCCGCTCGGCGTCGCGATGCTGGGCGGCCTGATCTTTTCGCAGACGTTGACCCTGCTTTCGACGCCGGCGATCTACCTGGTGTTCGCGTCCTGGGCGCGCCGGCGCAAGGAACGCAAGGCGCAGCGGAAGGAGCGCCGCAGGCTGGCTGCGCAGAGTTGA
- a CDS encoding Pyrroline-5-carboxylate reductase, with translation MSERSEPRAHSSRSPVPGPRSLGPESRKIAFIGGGNMARSLIGAQLARGVPPAAISVAEPRAEAREALAREFGVPTFDDNTAAATGADCMVLAVKPQVMRAVCTALAEPLRGAHPLVISIAAGVRIAQIEDLLGAGHAIVRCMPNTPALVGAGAAGLCANRNVDAEQKAFAERLLDAAGIVRWIDDETQMDTVTALSGSGPAYFFLLVEAMEDAAVQLGLPRDTARALAAQTCLGAGHMLADGNETATELRKRVTSPHGTTAAALDAFEQAGFRALVERALDAAKRRGAEMSAELDSKS, from the coding sequence ATGTCCGAGCGCAGCGAGCCACGCGCCCACAGCTCCCGGTCCCCGGTCCCCGGTCCCCGGTCCCTTGGTCCCGAGTCCCGGAAAATCGCCTTCATCGGCGGCGGCAACATGGCGCGCAGCCTGATCGGTGCGCAACTGGCGCGCGGCGTTCCGCCGGCCGCGATCAGCGTGGCCGAACCGCGCGCGGAAGCGCGCGAAGCGCTGGCGCGCGAATTCGGCGTGCCGACCTTCGATGACAACACCGCAGCCGCCACCGGTGCCGACTGCATGGTGCTGGCGGTGAAGCCGCAGGTGATGCGCGCGGTGTGCACGGCGCTGGCCGAACCGCTGCGCGGCGCGCACCCGCTGGTGATCTCCATCGCGGCCGGCGTGCGCATCGCGCAGATCGAAGATCTGCTCGGCGCAGGACACGCGATCGTGCGCTGCATGCCCAACACGCCCGCGCTGGTCGGCGCCGGCGCCGCCGGGCTTTGCGCCAACCGCAATGTCGACGCCGAGCAAAAGGCGTTCGCCGAACGCCTGCTGGACGCAGCCGGCATCGTGCGCTGGATCGACGACGAGACACAGATGGACACGGTGACCGCGCTATCCGGTTCCGGCCCCGCCTATTTCTTCCTGCTGGTCGAGGCGATGGAAGACGCCGCCGTGCAACTGGGCCTGCCGCGCGACACCGCGCGCGCACTGGCCGCGCAGACCTGCCTCGGCGCCGGGCACATGCTGGCCGACGGCAACGAAACCGCGACCGAATTGCGCAAGCGCGTCACCTCGCCGCACGGCACCACCGCCGCGGCGCTGGACGCCTTCGAGCAAGCCGGTTTCCGCGCGCTGGTCGAACGCGCGCTGGACGCCGCGAAGCGGCGTGGCGCGGAGATGTCCGCCGAACTGGATTCCAAGTCATGA
- a CDS encoding YggT family protein codes for MIYLANALALLIQFAFGCAVALFVFRLLAEAVRADFYNPICQFLYRVTNPVLTPLRRVIPTWRRINLAALLIAWVLEVVKNFLLRFVAGDFWASNLGTLVLGVADLLNFFMIAYLVMIFAWALLSYVNVDARNPLVPLLGKIVGPALKPFRKVLPLIGGFDLSPALAILVILLIETVIVAWLMDVGHTI; via the coding sequence ATGATCTATCTCGCCAATGCGCTGGCGCTGCTGATCCAGTTCGCGTTCGGCTGCGCGGTCGCGCTGTTCGTGTTCCGGCTGCTCGCCGAAGCCGTGCGCGCGGATTTCTACAACCCGATCTGCCAGTTCCTCTACCGTGTCACCAACCCTGTCCTGACGCCGCTGCGGCGCGTGATCCCGACCTGGCGGCGCATCAACCTCGCGGCGCTGCTGATCGCGTGGGTGCTGGAAGTCGTCAAGAACTTCCTGCTGCGTTTCGTCGCCGGCGATTTCTGGGCTTCGAACCTCGGCACGCTGGTGCTGGGCGTGGCCGACCTGCTGAACTTCTTCATGATCGCGTACCTGGTCATGATCTTCGCGTGGGCGTTGCTCTCCTACGTCAACGTCGACGCGCGCAATCCGCTGGTGCCGCTGCTCGGCAAGATCGTCGGCCCGGCGCTGAAACCGTTCCGCAAGGTGCTGCCGTTGATCGGCGGCTTCGATCTTTCACCGGCGCTGGCGATCCTGGTGATCCTGCTGATCGAGACGGTGATCGTGGCTTGGCTGATGGACGTCGGGCACACGATCTGA
- a CDS encoding ABC transporter, substrate-binding protein (cluster 8, B12/iron complex), translating into MEGVAGATHHGRLVHDSAGIDMPYGPQRIVCLTEEPTEVLYALGEQDRIVGISGFTVRPPRARKEKPKVSAFTSAKIDKILALRPDMAIGFSDIQADIARELVKAGVEVWISNHRSVEGVIDYVRRLGALVGAHDKAERYARGLETHIERVRAQAAVLPRHPRVYFEEWDEPPITGIRWVAELIRIAGGEDVFPELAEQSLARHRIVADPSEVVRRAPDIVMASWCGKKFQPASVAERPGWSAISAVRDGELHEIKSPIILQPGPAALTDGLDALHAVIARWASRH; encoded by the coding sequence ATGGAAGGCGTGGCCGGCGCCACGCACCACGGACGGTTGGTGCATGACTCTGCGGGAATCGATATGCCGTACGGACCCCAGCGCATCGTTTGCCTGACCGAGGAGCCGACCGAAGTCCTGTACGCGCTCGGCGAACAGGACCGCATCGTCGGCATTTCCGGGTTCACCGTGCGTCCGCCGCGCGCACGGAAAGAGAAACCGAAAGTTTCCGCGTTCACCAGCGCGAAGATCGACAAGATCCTGGCGCTGCGGCCGGACATGGCGATCGGGTTTTCAGACATCCAGGCGGACATCGCGCGCGAACTGGTGAAAGCCGGCGTCGAAGTGTGGATCAGCAACCATCGCTCGGTGGAGGGAGTCATCGACTACGTGCGCCGGCTGGGTGCGCTGGTCGGCGCACACGACAAGGCGGAGCGTTATGCGCGCGGACTCGAAACGCACATCGAACGCGTGCGTGCGCAAGCCGCAGTGTTGCCGCGCCACCCGCGCGTGTACTTCGAGGAATGGGACGAGCCGCCCATCACCGGCATCCGCTGGGTCGCCGAACTGATCCGCATCGCCGGCGGCGAGGACGTGTTTCCCGAATTGGCGGAACAATCGCTCGCCCGGCATCGCATCGTCGCCGATCCGTCGGAAGTCGTGCGGCGCGCACCGGACATCGTCATGGCTTCGTGGTGCGGCAAGAAATTCCAGCCGGCGAGCGTCGCCGAACGTCCCGGCTGGAGCGCGATTTCCGCCGTGCGCGACGGCGAACTGCACGAAATCAAGTCGCCGATCATCCTGCAGCCCGGACCCGCGGCGCTCACCGATGGACTGGATGCGCTGCACGCGGTGATCGCGCGCTGGGCGAGCCGCCACTGA
- a CDS encoding Pyridoxamine 5'-phosphate oxidase, which yields MLSPSILETLKRLHAAALASDDPEPNAMNVVTADPDGRVHSRMVLLKTLDERGPTFFTDYDGDKGRQLAANPRVALCLHWKHVEPAAQVRIEGRAEKLPPEESDAYFATRPRLSQLGAWASLQSQTLPDRATLEQRVAEVDRQFAERPVPRPAKWGGYLVVPDMVEFWYAHEHRLNERHRWELVDGMWRERLLYP from the coding sequence ATGTTGAGCCCCTCGATTCTCGAAACGCTGAAGCGCCTGCACGCCGCGGCGCTCGCCAGTGATGATCCCGAGCCCAACGCGATGAACGTCGTGACCGCCGATCCCGATGGCCGCGTGCATTCGCGCATGGTGCTGCTGAAAACGCTGGACGAACGCGGCCCGACCTTCTTCACCGATTACGACGGCGACAAGGGCCGTCAGCTCGCCGCCAACCCGCGCGTCGCGCTGTGCCTGCACTGGAAACACGTCGAACCCGCGGCGCAGGTGCGCATCGAAGGCCGTGCGGAAAAGTTGCCGCCGGAAGAATCCGACGCCTACTTCGCGACCCGCCCGCGCCTGAGCCAGTTGGGCGCGTGGGCGTCGCTGCAATCGCAGACGCTGCCGGACCGCGCGACGCTGGAGCAGCGCGTAGCGGAGGTCGATCGCCAGTTCGCCGAACGTCCCGTGCCGCGGCCGGCGAAATGGGGCGGTTACCTGGTGGTGCCCGACATGGTGGAGTTCTGGTACGCGCACGAGCACCGCCTGAACGAGCGCCACCGCTGGGAACTCGTCGACGGCATGTGGCGCGAACGCCTGCTGTATCCGTGA
- a CDS encoding Two-component transcriptional response regulator, OmpR family — MSAVTWTIGCVEDDPDQAALLRLWLEQAGYGCAVFRSASDFRRRLGNEAVDLVLLDRSLPDAKGLDVLAWIRQSPNSRLPVIFLTASGEESDIIEGLAAGADDYVVKPPKQGELLARVAAVLRRRGGDADASEALELPPYRIDAQRRVISVNGEPVELTQREYELACYLFRRQGRIVSRDALLENVWNLASDVSTRTVDTHISRLRKKLGLSGENGWRLTAVYQHGYRIEQV; from the coding sequence ATGAGTGCTGTGACGTGGACGATCGGCTGTGTCGAGGATGATCCCGACCAGGCGGCGCTGTTGCGATTGTGGCTGGAACAGGCCGGTTACGGCTGCGCCGTGTTCCGGTCCGCCAGCGATTTCCGGCGGCGGCTCGGCAACGAGGCCGTCGATCTGGTGCTGCTCGACCGCAGCCTGCCCGATGCCAAGGGGCTGGACGTGCTGGCCTGGATCCGGCAGTCGCCCAATTCCCGCTTGCCGGTGATCTTCCTCACCGCGAGCGGCGAGGAATCCGACATCATCGAAGGCCTCGCGGCGGGCGCCGACGACTACGTGGTCAAGCCGCCCAAGCAGGGCGAGTTGCTGGCGCGCGTCGCGGCGGTGCTGCGCCGCCGCGGCGGCGATGCCGACGCCAGCGAAGCGCTGGAACTGCCGCCGTACCGCATCGATGCGCAGCGGCGGGTGATCAGCGTCAACGGCGAACCCGTGGAACTGACCCAGCGCGAATACGAACTGGCCTGTTATCTGTTCCGCCGGCAGGGCCGCATCGTCAGCCGCGACGCGCTGCTCGAGAACGTGTGGAACCTCGCCAGCGACGTCAGCACCCGCACCGTCGACACCCACATCAGCCGGCTGCGCAAGAAACTCGGACTGTCGGGCGAAAACGGCTGGCGATTGACGGCTGTCTACCAGCACGGGTACCGGATCGAGCAAGTGTAG
- a CDS encoding Histidinol-phosphatase [alternative form], with translation MPATLDDAFLDHALEVALVAARAAGARIAQHFRQGVAVEIKPDATPVTVADREAEDLIRSALKNAFTDHAILGEERGHEGDGAFLWLVDPLDGTKSFVRGTPFFSTQIALMHGGELVLGVSHAPLYGETMWARRGGGAWLDGRRVRVSDVSRIGDAALSLGNVKSLAQDAHGWSALGGLVQAVNRTRGYGDFCHYHLLARGALDIVVESDVNILDIAALAVIVREAGGVFTDLSGAPPALETRSVLASVPALQARLLQRFAGGGEA, from the coding sequence ATGCCTGCCACCCTCGATGACGCATTCCTCGACCACGCGCTGGAAGTCGCGCTGGTCGCGGCACGCGCCGCGGGCGCGCGCATCGCGCAGCATTTCCGCCAAGGCGTGGCCGTGGAAATCAAGCCAGACGCGACGCCCGTCACCGTTGCCGATCGCGAAGCCGAGGACCTCATCCGCTCGGCGCTGAAAAATGCGTTCACCGATCATGCGATCCTCGGCGAGGAACGCGGCCACGAAGGCGACGGCGCGTTCCTGTGGCTGGTCGATCCGCTCGACGGCACCAAGAGCTTCGTGCGCGGCACGCCGTTCTTTTCCACCCAGATCGCCTTGATGCACGGCGGCGAACTGGTACTGGGCGTTTCGCATGCGCCGCTGTACGGCGAGACGATGTGGGCGCGGCGCGGCGGCGGTGCGTGGCTGGACGGGCGGCGCGTGCGGGTTTCCGATGTCAGCCGCATTGGCGATGCCGCGTTGTCGCTGGGCAACGTCAAGTCGCTGGCGCAGGATGCACACGGTTGGAGCGCGCTGGGCGGGCTGGTTCAGGCGGTGAACCGCACGCGCGGCTACGGCGATTTTTGCCACTACCACCTGCTGGCGCGCGGCGCGCTGGACATCGTGGTCGAATCCGACGTCAACATCCTGGACATCGCCGCGCTGGCCGTGATCGTGCGCGAGGCGGGCGGCGTGTTCACCGATCTCTCGGGCGCGCCGCCGGCCCTGGAAACGCGCAGTGTGCTGGCCTCGGTGCCTGCGCTTCAGGCACGACTATTGCAGCGTTTTGCCGGTGGCGGCGAAGCTTGA
- a CDS encoding Adenosylmethionine-8-amino-7-oxononanoate aminotransferase encodes MTETHSRNAPLAARDLAHVWHPCTQMREHEAQLPLIPIVRGDGAWLVDADGRRYLDGISSWWSCLFGHANPRIAAAIAGQAARLNHVMLAGFTHEPALQLAEELVRIAPAGLTRVSYASDGASAVEIALKMSFHYWRNAGQPQRTRFIALANAYHGETLGALAVSDLPLYREVYGPLLFDPIVAPSPDWLDAEPGESADDVARRRLVDMRALLERHAHETCAVIVEPLVQCSGGMRMHAPAYLAGLRALCDEFDVPLIADEIAVGFGRTGTLFACGQAAITPDFLCLSKGLTGGALPLSAVLTTDTVYDAFLGNYADNNAFLHSHTFSGNPIACAAALASLSIFRDEPVLERNRALAAHLAMRLRPLAEHPHVANLRQTGWIAAFDLVRDKATRTAWPSEERRGRRFYTHALERGVLLRPLGDTVYFLPPYCIDSNDVDFMVDAAISAIEFATA; translated from the coding sequence ATGACCGAAACGCACTCCCGCAACGCGCCGCTGGCCGCGCGCGACCTGGCCCACGTCTGGCATCCCTGCACCCAGATGCGCGAACACGAAGCGCAGTTGCCGCTGATTCCCATCGTGCGGGGCGACGGCGCGTGGCTGGTCGACGCCGACGGCAGGCGTTATCTCGACGGCATCAGCTCGTGGTGGAGCTGTCTGTTTGGACACGCCAACCCGCGCATCGCGGCGGCCATCGCCGGACAGGCGGCGCGGCTCAACCACGTGATGCTGGCCGGCTTCACCCACGAACCCGCGCTGCAACTGGCCGAGGAACTGGTGCGGATCGCGCCTGCCGGCTTGACGCGCGTGTCGTACGCCAGCGACGGCGCCAGCGCGGTCGAAATCGCGCTGAAGATGAGTTTCCACTACTGGCGCAATGCGGGACAGCCGCAGCGCACGCGCTTCATCGCGCTGGCGAACGCGTATCACGGCGAAACGCTGGGCGCGCTGGCGGTCAGCGATTTGCCGTTGTACCGCGAGGTGTACGGGCCGCTGTTGTTCGATCCGATCGTCGCGCCCTCGCCCGATTGGCTGGATGCGGAACCCGGCGAAAGCGCGGACGATGTCGCGCGGCGGCGCCTCGTCGACATGCGCGCGCTGCTGGAACGCCACGCGCACGAAACCTGCGCGGTGATCGTCGAGCCGCTGGTGCAATGTTCGGGCGGGATGCGGATGCATGCACCCGCGTACCTCGCCGGGCTGCGCGCGCTGTGCGACGAGTTCGACGTGCCCCTGATCGCGGATGAAATCGCCGTGGGCTTCGGCCGCACCGGCACGCTGTTCGCGTGCGGGCAAGCCGCGATCACGCCGGATTTCCTGTGCCTGTCGAAAGGCTTGACCGGTGGCGCGCTGCCGCTATCGGCCGTGCTGACGACCGATACGGTCTACGATGCGTTCCTCGGCAACTACGCCGACAACAATGCGTTCCTGCATTCGCACACCTTCAGTGGCAATCCCATCGCCTGCGCGGCGGCGCTGGCGTCGCTGTCGATCTTCCGTGACGAGCCGGTGCTGGAACGCAACCGCGCGCTCGCCGCGCACCTGGCCATGCGCCTGCGACCCTTGGCGGAACATCCGCACGTCGCCAACCTGCGCCAGACCGGATGGATCGCGGCGTTCGACCTGGTGCGCGACAAGGCCACGCGCACTGCGTGGCCAAGTGAAGAGCGCCGCGGCCGGCGCTTCTACACGCACGCGCTCGAGCGCGGCGTGCTGTTGCGGCCGCTCGGCGATACCGTGTATTTCCTGCCGCCTTATTGCATCGACTCGAACGACGTCGACTTCATGGTCGACGCGGCGATCAGCGCAATCGAGTTCGCGACGGCGTGA
- a CDS encoding DNA-directed RNA polymerase omega subunit, which produces MARITVEDCLKVVDNRFELVLMATRRARQLENGVEATINPENDKPTVLALREIADRSIDMATIDEIDRVERERRDREAMEWAAAEVDEDMSKGIDEV; this is translated from the coding sequence ATGGCACGCATTACCGTCGAAGACTGCCTCAAGGTGGTCGACAACCGTTTCGAACTGGTCCTGATGGCCACCCGCCGCGCGCGCCAACTGGAAAACGGCGTCGAAGCGACGATCAATCCCGAGAACGACAAGCCGACCGTGCTGGCGTTGCGCGAAATCGCCGATCGCAGCATCGACATGGCGACCATCGACGAGATCGACCGCGTCGAGCGCGAACGCCGCGACCGCGAGGCCATGGAATGGGCCGCGGCGGAAGTGGACGAGGACATGTCCAAGGGCATCGACGAAGTCTGA
- a CDS encoding Outer-membrane-phospholipid-binding lipoprotein MlaA, whose product MSSTRRSRIAHCIAVAALAGALAACAVAPPRTDDPLQNFNRRMFAFNQFADKVAIRPAAKAYVKVTGPKGRVLIGNFFANLRTPVTIVNEVLQGRPEPALQSTGRFLINSTVGFLGFFDPASDMKLSAHPTDFGVTLAHWGVPEGPYLVLPFVGPTTLRDVWRLPVDSYFDPLGWYAREHDFKWHAQYLPSIAYLVTLRASALPIDPMIDSAYDPYAFMRDAYRQHRLYEIYYGNPPMSAIEELQGTTPSDNGDQDIDQLLQQQQQYEQSHGLNPNAAPPPASSAPPPASASSTPPPASSGG is encoded by the coding sequence ATGTCCAGTACACGCCGTTCCCGCATCGCGCATTGCATCGCCGTCGCCGCCCTGGCCGGCGCGCTGGCCGCCTGCGCGGTGGCGCCGCCACGCACCGACGATCCGCTGCAGAACTTCAACCGCAGGATGTTCGCGTTCAACCAGTTCGCGGACAAGGTGGCGATCCGGCCGGCGGCCAAGGCTTACGTCAAGGTCACGGGTCCGAAGGGGCGCGTGCTGATCGGCAACTTCTTCGCCAACCTGCGCACGCCGGTGACCATCGTCAACGAGGTGCTGCAGGGCCGGCCGGAACCGGCGCTGCAATCGACCGGGCGTTTCCTGATCAACTCGACGGTCGGCTTCCTCGGCTTCTTCGACCCGGCCAGCGACATGAAGCTCTCCGCGCATCCCACCGATTTCGGGGTGACGCTGGCGCATTGGGGCGTGCCGGAAGGCCCGTACCTGGTGCTGCCGTTCGTCGGCCCGACCACGCTGCGCGACGTGTGGCGCCTGCCGGTGGACAGCTATTTCGATCCGCTCGGCTGGTACGCGCGCGAGCACGATTTCAAATGGCACGCGCAATACCTGCCCTCGATCGCCTATCTCGTGACGCTGCGCGCCAGCGCGCTGCCGATCGATCCGATGATCGATTCCGCCTACGACCCCTACGCCTTCATGCGCGATGCCTACCGGCAGCATCGCCTGTACGAGATCTACTACGGCAACCCGCCGATGTCGGCGATCGAGGAATTGCAGGGTACGACGCCGAGCGACAACGGCGACCAGGATATCGACCAGTTGCTGCAGCAACAGCAGCAGTACGAACAGTCGCACGGGTTGAATCCGAACGCGGCGCCGCCCCCGGCCAGCTCTGCGCCGCCCCCCGCGTCCGCGAGCAGCACGCCGCCGCCCGCGAGTTCCGGCGGCTGA